The sequence CAGCCGCGGATCGACGCTCGAGGAAACCACGTCGGCGTGGAACTCGTCCCCGTTTTCCAGCGCCACTCCCGTGGCTTTCCCTTCCCGCACCAGGATGCGGGCGATCGGCGCTTCCGTCCGTATCTCCACTCCCGCTTCGCGCGCCGCGGCAGCGATCGAATTCGAGATGGCGCCGGTGCCGCCGCGCGCGAATCCCCAGGAGCGGAAGGCGCCGTCAATCTCGCCCATGTAGTGGTGCAGCAGCACATAGGCCGTCCCCGGCGAGCGCACTCCCAGGAACGTCCCGATGATGCCCGAGGCCGACATGGTCGCCTTCAGCACGTCGGTCTCGAACCACTGGTCCAGAAAATCCACGGCGCTCATGGTCATCAGGCGCACGTGCAGGTACTTCTCTTCTTCCGGCAGCGCCTTGAAGCGCTTGCCCAGGAACAGCAGCTTGCTCAGCTCCTTCCACGCCAGCTTGGTGGGATCGGGCGGCGTCATGCCCAGGATGGGTTTCACGAATCGGCAGAGCTGCACCATTTGCTTGCCGAACTCTTCGTACGCTTCCGCATCCAGGCGCGAGTGGCGCGCGATCTCGCGGCGCGTCTTGGCGTGGTCGTTCACGCGCCACAGGTGGTCGCCGTTGGGCATGGGTGTGAAGGTACCGTCCAGCGGCAGGATTTCCAGGCCGTGCCGAGGCAGGTCGAGGTCGCGGATGATCTCCGGCCGCAGCAGTGACACCACGTAGGAACACACCGAGAACTTGAAGCCGGGAAAGACTTCCTCGGTACAGGCGGCGCCGCCCAGCACGTGCCGACGCTCCAGCAGCAGAACTTTCCTGCCGCCTTTGGCCAGATAAGCGGCGTTGACCAGGCCGTTGTGGCCTCCGCCGATGACGATGGCATCGTATTTCTGGGACATGGAGTGTGCGACAGCACGCCCTGCGGGGCGCGCGCCCCGGAAGGAAACAGTCATTCTAAAGGCGCGGTCCGGGGTTTGTCTTGCCCGCTCGATCACCGCCAGCGGCGCGCCAACCCACCGGATGGAACTCTTGGATGCGGGTGACTCCACCTGCGCCCGACCGCTATAATCCGCCTTCGGCTCGCAGCAGGAGAGTCACCTTGCCCATCGGAACCGCCTTCCACGAACGGACCCTCGCGCTCTGCGAGAGCCTGAACTACCGCGAGTGGTCCGGCTACTACACCGTCAGCTCCTACGAGACGCATCACGAGCACGAGTACAACGCCATCCGCAACTCCGTGGCGCTCATTGATATCTCTCCGCTCTACAAGT comes from Terriglobales bacterium and encodes:
- a CDS encoding NAD(P)/FAD-dependent oxidoreductase translates to MSQKYDAIVIGGGHNGLVNAAYLAKGGRKVLLLERRHVLGGAACTEEVFPGFKFSVCSYVVSLLRPEIIRDLDLPRHGLEILPLDGTFTPMPNGDHLWRVNDHAKTRREIARHSRLDAEAYEEFGKQMVQLCRFVKPILGMTPPDPTKLAWKELSKLLFLGKRFKALPEEEKYLHVRLMTMSAVDFLDQWFETDVLKATMSASGIIGTFLGVRSPGTAYVLLHHYMGEIDGAFRSWGFARGGTGAISNSIAAAAREAGVEIRTEAPIARILVREGKATGVALENGDEFHADVVSSSVDPRLTFVKMIERGNLPDEFLEEVNRYKFRGSSGKVNMALDALPNFTCMPGPGLHLRGAISISPSVEYMERAYDDAKYGRYSRRPYVDIVIPSLTDPSLAPPGKHVMSCFVQYAPYKLNGDWDKEREAFGDTVVETIAEHAPNLKNIILHRQVVTPLDLEREWGLTEGNIFQGELSLEQLFFLRPVPGWAQYRTPIANLYMCGSATHPGGGIMGAPGRLAALEILKDGKGR